Part of the Ficedula albicollis isolate OC2 chromosome 18, FicAlb1.5, whole genome shotgun sequence genome, ATATATGGTAATTCTGCAGCTCCTGACATTTCAGTTGATGCCAAAGAAatcttaaaactgaaaaagaaagctttaaaagaaaaacttcttcagtttttctggtATTGCAAGGGTATTTTCTGGTATTGCAGATATGATTGTGTACATGTTAATGCAGTGAGTAATGGTTTCTCATGGAGCCCTTCTATGTGAGAATGGGCATAGAGTGGCCTCTTTTCTCCCTATTTACTGTGATGGGTGCAGTGCTCCAAAGCAGGCAGATGTGATTTCAGCTTTCAGTAGAACCTGTGATTTAACAATAGTAACATAGGATTCTAAACCTCTTCACGAactaaaacttttcttttgccttatcaaataatattctttttcaGACAATTGAGAGCTTTGCTgcccaggaaaaacaaatggaagtTTGTGAAGTTTGTGGAGCCTTTTTAATTGTAGGAGATGCACAGTCCAGGGTAGATGACCACTTGATGGGAAAGCAGCACATGGGCTATGCCAAAATAAAAGCTACTGTAGAAGATTTAAAAGTAAGTATTCCCTCCAGgtattgaaatgaaaaatgcttgGAGGCTTACTAATGCACATAAAAGGCTGTCCAGTGGATTTTCTCAGGAGGGTAAAACACTCCAAGAAATGGAATCCTGCACTGTGCTATCACTGATGTAATTTGTTGTGACATTAGATGCAAGCAAAGATGTCAATTCAGGtggggatttttaaagaaatgtagtGTGGCCTCTGTTCTTGTGAGAGTGACAAGCAAAAAATTATGcaagaaaaaggattttcatTTCAGGGATTTTAGGAAGCACTGTcatttgtttggaaaataaCACTGAACTGCTTTAAAAGTTTTGGCTTTTACATCCTCAGAGTCTATAAGCTTAAGTATCTTGAGAAATCTTCATTTCTTCCTGTGAACTttgttttttcaggaaaagttacgaaaaagaacagaagagcCTGACCGTGATGAAAGGTTGAAAAAAGAGAAGCTAGAAcgggaagagagagagaaagagagggagagggaaagagaagagcGGGAAAGGAAGAGACGAcgtgaggaggaagaaaaggaaaaagagagggcTCGTGACAGAGAGAGGCGTAAGAGGAGCCGCTCCCGGAGCAGGCATTCCAGCAGGACCTCTGACAGGAGGTGCAGCCGCTCACGAGACCACAAAAGGtcaagaagcagagaaagaaggCGAAGCAggtacctgtgtgtgtgtctgtgtgtcccttaAGTAACTTCAGGTAACTTTGCAAAAGGTAAAATTCTTGTGGAGGCTTGATCTGTCAGCCTGAGTCACATCACTGATTTGTTAGCTTCACTTAGGTCTTGCTTCTTAAGCAAAGACACACTTTATTGGTTCTAAGGATAAGCAAGTTTTTGCTGGGTGATGCTGTCTTCTCTCCAATTTTGAAAGCTGACACCATAGTGGCTTTATGAGGGAGCTTTCAGCAGACAAAGAATGCTCCCAAAAATAGggtcttgtttctttcttcGCTTGgtctttatttcatttatttcatttcttttatttcatccTTCTAAGCTGTGTAGTTAAATGTTTCAGTAAATGAAGAGGGTAATATGAAACCAGCTCTTATGTACTGGGAAATATTTATATGCAATGTGTTAAGACTTGGTTTCTGCAGGTAATCACTGTATTTAAATTGCTGCTGTTCTAGTGTTTTATATTCTGAGTTATAAAATAGCAGCTGagatacacatttttaaattctttctgaaTGTTAAGGAGTCGTGACCGGAGGAGAAGCAGAAGCCATGATAGGTCAGAAAGGAAACACAGGTCTCGGAGTAGGGACAGGAGACGGTCAAAAAGCCGGGATCGGAAATCCTACAAGCAcagaagcaaaagcagagagagagaacaagacaggaagtcaaaagaaaaaggtaTGTTTGTATAAAGACTGAGTTCTTAGCAAGTTCTGAAACAAATCTTTTCTTAGAGTCTCAAAAGCTGTTAGCTTTTCAAAGAATGACTGAAAGTTCTTAGTACCAAATCAAACGTGGTTCTGGAAGCTGTGTGTGTTGTTGGAAGCAATTGGAAGCATTTTGTTATTTCCAGTTACCTTTACTGCACATGTGTGCATGCCTACACCCCAATGTCCTTCTCTTACCTGTTGTACTTTGTCTGTAGATGAAGTGTGCAagattttttatatattttaagacCTCTTTACCTTTAGAAAAACATAAGCCTGTAATCATAATTTCTTAATGAATGTCTTATATTCCTACTCTCAGTGGATATTTGCAGTTACCCTTTGCAGGTACATGTTTTGTGAAGGATTGGTACCTGGCTTGTCACCATCTATTGCTTCTCAACACTATCATGTTTCCTTTCTTACCCTTTTAACAgtgtttttaagtttttttcctgatctaTCAATGCAGTCCAAGATAAATAATTGCAAAATCTCTTTGATGCTCTAAATGACAATTTATTCCTTCTCCCGAGTCTCCTGCTCTTCCCCCCCACCCTTctcacttttttgtttgtttgtttgtttgtttttgttgtttaaacAAAGTGAGTTTTGCTTTGTCAGTATTCAGGTGAGTCTCAACAGAAAGCTGTGTTAGTCCTTGGAAAGGTTTTGAGGCTGTACATGCCATGTGCCACAGAGTTCATGGTGACTGACTGCTTCACCAGAGGCTGAAGCTCACAAACTTTAAGTAGGATTACAAAGAGCTACAGTGAGAACACTGTAGATTGACATTTTGTGAGAAGATACTAATTCACTGTTACTGCTAAATTTCCCCCTTTAAAAATCTTCTGGAACTTCTGTAGGAACCTAATACTTCTGGCTCTGGTGGGGAGCTGACTAATGGCCAGTCTGAAACAGCCACCCCACTTCAAGGGCTGATCATCAGTAATGGATGAAACAATTGTGTTTCTAAGGTACTTTTGAGGTTCTCTGGAATGAAAGGTGCTCTGTGCATGTGTCTGGGTTGCATAGGCCTGTCTGCTTGACCCTTCTCCGTATTTATCCAGTGGATTGGTTGCCAAAATGTTGGTAATGCTTCATGTATTTCTCTTCCCTGACTTCCTTGGACTGTTTCAATTATATGGTTTATACTGTGGGGCACCTTTAGTATTgattcttctttcattttcctttgccaTGTAAGAGAGTGGGTTTTGTTGCTTGCTCATTGGCAGTGGAAATGATGTGCAGGCTTTAAACTCTGATTCAGTGTTGTAGCCTGTATCTGTCCATTTATTACTGTTCCTACCTGATACTGTGCCTTTTTTGCCTGCTTTATGAACAGATTTCTGGTACTTGGTCAAGAACGTCCTGTTCTGAGTGTATCTATGCATATAAATAActgttttcttatttattcaAATTTGGTCTGGTTTTGAGCTTTTCAGTTCTTTCCTTAATCTTCCCATAAACAGAGGAGCTAGTGAACTTTCTTCAGCATCTCaagtatttttagttttaactTGACTGATTTCCTTGCTGGctgttttatttgctgcttgCTACTTTCTTCCACCAGAAATGAGAACAGTGAGGTGATGCTATGAGCTGCGATGAAAATCCCACCTGGGAAAATCAATTACTTTTTTTGACTGTGCCATCCTAACATTTGTAAAAACACAAATAGGCCTTAGAGCAGGACTGTAATTCTAAAGAAGTTTGTGATTTTCTCTTTGTTGGGAaaattttttaatggaaaaaaatataaacgaggaggggaggaaggaaaaaccaaaTCCAGTAGTAGTTAATAAGGCAACATtgaatttctgtgctgaagCTGTAAGCACCATTGCATCCTCATATTTGCAATGTAGGTGGGGAGTTAAGTATAAAACTTTAGAGATTCATATATTTGAAGTGTGTGGCTTTTGCACAATAGTAACTTAGAAGTTAAATCTTAACTTATTACATTGGGAATCTTGGCTTCAGAATCTACTTGTCTTTATAGCCATCACTGATCTGCAGTTGTAAAAGTAAGCAGCGAAGGCTGTAACTACTCATGGTAGTTCCTTTCATCTGGAAATCTCAGACTGCTTTATAAACGTGAATattaacaccaaaaaaacctcaaggaACAGTTGCCCAAGACTTGCGTACAATTCCACATTAAATTAGTGCCACACTTTGAAAACTTAGTAGTCCTGGCTTTTTGTTCATTAGGATACTGTAGAAGACAACAAGGTTATAAGAAAAAAGTATGTGTAAAAATGGGGGCACTGATTTGTGACTCCAATTTCATGGTCAGGGATACCGTTGCTAAAGAAAGGAGCCACCAACCATAAACACTACCTGAGCACTAGCTTAATATAAACCAGTAGAATGCACCTACTGTTCAAGTTAATATTCAGAGCAGATGCAATAAATAGGgggttttaataaaaaaaagtattttccaagtACCTTCTTTTTATGAAGGGTTAATACTGGAATGGCCCTCTAGACCACTTCGGCTTGGCTCTCTATGTTCCCTAATCTGGATTCTGATacttctgtaaaaataattatgatCGTGTTTTAATGTTAGTGATTAAACCTCAGCAAATACTGCCAGAACACTTCAGTAATACTGGATATTATGTTTGGTTTTCTGAACAGTAAAGCAACTCACTTTGCCGTGATAGGAATTCTCACAAAACACATCTCAGTTGCCCACACAAACTCAATCAGAAAAATGTGCATGTATTTAATCAGGAAGCAAAATCAGTATTACGTGATTATACCTAATAGATCACAGCTGAAATAATATACCCAGTTTCAACAGCAAACTAATTTTATGTTCTTTCTCTCTTACTGATTAAATATACAGTGGAGGAACTTCTTGCAGATACTCAAGGGTTGAAAAATTATTGGGCTATTTGTTGAATAcactttttcagttttgtttggcAAACTAGAGGTTTGCTATGGTaaacttattttaatattgaattTTTTAGAAGAGTTTGATCTTTCATGCCACAGTTTATTAGGTTTTTTAACCTTAAACAAAATTATCCTTCCTGACCACATTCAAGACACAAACAAGACAGAACAAAACCCTGCACACTGCACATCCGTAGGGCTATTAAGATCTACCATATCTACATAGGACAGAAGATAAGATTATTGGACTGACTACTAGTCCTCTGCGGGGAAACAAGACTACTATTCCTCAGTGGATCCACGTGTGCACCGGAGATACCTTTAAGACACAAAAAGAAGACTTTTTAACAAGGTTAGTTAGAGTGCAATCTACCTGCGGAGTTGGCAAATCGAGGGCAGACAGACCCAAAGTGACTCAATCCTTCAGTGAGCTGGGTGATGTTGCCATGTGCTTTCTCCAAGCACACTGcactggatgtgctgctgcaggtgaatcCTCACTACTGGTGGCATTAGGCAGTGGCCCTCATTATTCTGTGAGGGTTTTACCCTATCCTTTGGTAGTGTGTTGTAAAACAAAGAAGTTGGGATGTTGCTGctcttttaaaaagcttaaatTCTTGCTTTGTCTCTTGGAATATAAAAGTGTGCTATGCCAGTCTAGGTgataatgttatttaaaatagctttttcagAGTGCTCAgtctgtgtgttcctgtgttGGGGATATATCTCtctatttatattatttattttgattgcTCGGATAGCAAGGAATAATCAGAAAAAAGAGCATGAATGTTGTTCTGTTTGATGACATCTGAgaggttggttttttggtttttttttttctctccagagtGTCTTTACTGATCAAGAGTTGAATATTACGGTGTGAAATAATACAGCAGGAAttggtatttttattaaatttgtgAATACTGAATTTACAGATGAGGCACGCAGCTCTAATACCgaatgtttttcttcccatggaaatatttttatttctggcttCCTTCCTTCTTGGAAGATTGAGTTTTTAGTGTAACAAAATGGTTCAGTGAGATTCCCAATTAATGATGAAATTGTGGGTTCCTTCCCCCACATCTTGCTGTTTctttgcctttggaaaaaaactgttttttatATATCTTCCATGCTGTCTCCCCAAGCCCTGTTAATGAGTTGATTATAAATGACTGCTGTTTTTATAAAATTGAGAATTAACACTGACAACTGTGCAgcttcaaatttaattttggttGTCACTGATCTCCACCTTCAAAGCTGTCAGTGTGTAATATTGTTTTCCAAAGTATTTGATAGTTCGAGATTGCTAGTTTTTAATTGGCAAGTATCAATTTCTTTGATTATGCAGTCAAGCATTGTCCCACCACTCTTTTCTGATTCTCTTTCAAGAACCTTAATTAATGAGAATTATAAACCAAAGCAAGCCGTACACAATCAGAAATCAAACCTGGGGACCAGAAGAGTCCCATAATAAGTAAGGAAGCCATGCACCGTAATTACACATTTGCCTAACCTCTTTACCCCCAGTTTGTTCATTTTGACAGCTGAGTAGCTGCCTCTGTTAGGAGGTCTGacctttctcctcttcccccaccCTGTACTGTCCCCTTCTACCTTTATTTTGTCCCCTCTCCATTCTAGCATGGTAGTCTGAAGCttatttctgtaactttttgGGTATTACTGTTATTGCTATTAAAAGTAATTGTCCCATGTTATATGCAGTATATATCTCACATGTGcaatgtttgtttttactttgaaatCCATGGTCAATGTCTTCTTTCATGGCAGAAAAGAGGGGATCTGATGATAAAAAAAGTAGTGTGAAGTCCAGTAGTCGAGAAAAACAGAGTGAAGACACAAATACAGACTCGAAGGAGAGTGAGACTAAGAATGAGGTCAATGGGACCAATGAAGACATTAAATCTGAAGGTGACACTCAGTCCAATTAAAACTGATCTGATAAGACCTCAGATCAGACAGAGGTAAGTGCATTATTTCAAACTTTGATTAGGGCTTTTTGTTACTGTTTAACAGTGCAGCGTAAGTATGCACAGATGAAGATGGAACTAAGTCAAGTAAGAAGACAAACTAAAGCACCTTCTGAAGGAAATGACAGTGTAGTCCTGCAAAACATTTTGAGGTACATTGTTTTGTCTCAGCTATTTTGTAGCAGACTCGTGCCCCCATTAGTGTGCCTCTTTGGGACATATTTGTAATATAGTCACCATAGCAAAATTAAttatccttttttatttttagggattttgttatctttttttttaaaaaggttgaactggttttgtattttaagtcCATATTGTGTTGGTACATCAGCAGAAACTTTTGCTTAAATACTTAATATTTGAGGCACATGTTGGACTACTTTGTTTTCATATAAACTGCTAGTATTTCTTTGTCAAGGATGTTTCtagtttttttgctttattgccTTGCATTCTAATGCAGTTTGTTCTGTAACTCGAGAGCCAGTAGCATTGGATTGATGGAAGTGTAGGGTTTATGAATTATTGCAGCTGACTACCATACCTCACACAGCGTTGGTGTTGTGAGCGGCCCATGAAAAGCCAAATTAAAAATCAAGGATTCAGTCAAACTAAGCAGGTACTCATGCCAGGTACTCCTTTCTCTACCCACATCCATGTTTGAATGCTGTTGCCTGTAATCTTTAAGCTTACTGTTGTGTTTTTTGATTTTGAAGCTAGTGAAAAGGACTTTTTGTGTATTGTGTGAATACTGTAAATCTGATGTTAACAGAATGGAATTTTCTTTCAACTGTGTGTAGGGATGCAGTGCTGCCCAGAATTAGATATCTTTAAAGagttaaaaatgcaataaacaCTACATAATATTCGCCTTGTTACTTTCAATGCAATTCAAGTCTTTAAGAGGTATGTGCTTAATATTTCCTACTGTGTAGGAGACTTTGCAGTCAGCCATAGCACAGAACAGTGGAATGCCTGGTAACAGGCTTGTAAGGCAGATGTAAATGCAGAGACAGATGCCACCAAATGATGACAGTGTTGATGGCAGGAATGTATGCTGTAAACTGTGGGAAATGAAGCAGCTAAGCAATAGGCAATTACAATACTGTATTGAAAGGACAACTTGaagttttttccccatttttgaCATAGATTTCTTACAGAAGGTCTTTAGTTGTATTCCTGAAATAAGGAATTAACAGTGGAGATGACAGCCGATAAATGAGCTTCTTCCAACATAATTTGTTACTGTAGTTGCATTGTGTATGCTAAGAACTCTTAAACATTTAATGTTGATATGAAACCATTAATGCTACATCATTGCTTCTAAAGCCAGACATGTTCAATGTTGATGTTTCTGTAGAGTTAAGATGACAGCTAACAACTGGGCGAGTGTGTAGGAATGGTAAACAAAATGCTCCTAATGCTGTCTAATCGTCTGTTCTCCCAAAATTTTGCATTATAGGACTACTACATGAAGAGTCTGCGAAGACAGTGGAAGACAGCTTAAACTGAAGATCTGCTTTAAAATGAGGTGAAAGAAAGCTGTAGTGGCGTAGAAAAATATAAAGTTGagttagaaattttttttttataaaatttaattcaggACTGGTGTTTCCTCCCAGAGTTCAGAAAGATGTGTTGATAATAGCACATATGCTACTGAGAATATAAGTCCtgtatccttttttttctttaaggctTTTTAAGATAAGAAACCAACATAACCTGAACACATGGCTTGCTCAGTGTTTAATTGCAAGTTTTCATTCTTGGACTTTAAAACACAAGAATAAATGTTTAGTATTTGTGTGAATCGAACT contains:
- the LUC7L3 gene encoding luc7-like protein 3 isoform X3, with product MISAAQLLDELMGRDRNLAPDEKRSNVRWDHESVCKYYLCGFCPAELFTNTRSDLGPCEKIHDENLRKQYEKSSRFMKVGYERDFLRYLQSLLAEVERRIRRGHARLALSQNQQSSGGAGPTGKNEEKIQVLTDKIDVLLQQIEELGSEGKVEEAQGMMKLVEQLKEERELLRSTTSTIESFAAQEKQMEVCEVCGAFLIVGDAQSRVDDHLMGKQHMGYAKIKATVEDLKEKLRKRTEEPDRDERLKKEKLEREEREKEREREREERERKRRREEEEKEKERARDRERRKRSRSRSRHSSRTSDRRCSRSRDHKRSRSRERRRSRSRDRRRSRSHDRSERKHRSRSRDRRRSKSRDRKSYKHRSKSREREQDRKSKEKEKRGSDDKKSSVKSSSREKQSEDTNTDSKESETKNEVNGTNEDIKSEVQRKYAQMKMELSQVRRQTKAPSEGNDSVVLQNILRTTT
- the LUC7L3 gene encoding luc7-like protein 3 isoform X2, with product MISAAQLLDELMGRDRNLAPDEKRSNVRWDHESVCKYYLCGFCPAELFTNTRSDLGPCEKIHDENLRKQYEKSSRFMKVGYERDFLRYLQSLLAEVERRIRRGHARLALSQNQQSSGGAGPTGKNEEKIQVLTDKIDVLLQQIEELGSEGKVEEAQGMMKLVEQLKEERELLRSTTSTIESFAAQEKQMEVCEVCGAFLIVGDAQSRVDDHLMGKQHMGYAKIKATVEDLKEKLRKRTEEPDRDERLKKEKLEREEREKEREREREERERKRRREEEEKEKERARDRERRKRSRSRSRHSSRTSDRRCSRSRDHKRSRSRERRRSRSRDRRRSRSHDRSERKHRSRSRDRRRSKSRDRKSYKHRSKSREREQDRKSKEKEKRGSDDKKSSVKSSSREKQSEDTNTDSKESETKNEVNGTNEDIKSEVQRKYAQMKMELSQVRRQTKAPSEGNDSVVLQNILSVGVVSGP
- the LUC7L3 gene encoding luc7-like protein 3 isoform X5; this encodes MISAAQLLDELMGRDRNLAPDEKRSNVRWDHESVCKYYLCGFCPAELFTNTRSDLGPCEKIHDENLRKQYEKSSRFMKVGYERDFLRYLQSLLAEVERRIRRGHARLALSQNQQSSGGAGPTGKNEEKIQVLTDKIDVLLQQIEELGSEGKVEEAQGMMKLVEQLKEERELLRSTTSTIESFAAQEKQMEVCEVCGAFLIVGDAQSRVDDHLMGKQHMGYAKIKATVEDLKEKLRKRTEEPDRDERLKKEKLEREEREKEREREREERERKRRREEEEKEKERARDRERRKRSRSRSRHSSRTSDRRCSRSRDHKRSRSRERRRSRSRDRRRSRSHDRSERKHRSRSRDRRRSKSRDRKSYKHRSKSREREQDRKSKEKGQKIRLLD
- the LUC7L3 gene encoding luc7-like protein 3 isoform X4, with the protein product MISAAQLLDELMGRDRNLAPDEKRSNVRWDHESVCKYYLCGFCPAELFTNTRSDLGPCEKIHDENLRKQYEKSSRFMKVGYERDFLRYLQSLLAEVERRIRRGHARLALSQNQQSSGGAGPTGKNEEKIQVLTDKIDVLLQQIEELGSEGKVEEAQGMMKLVEQLKEERELLRSTTSTIESFAAQEKQMEVCEVCGAFLIVGDAQSRVDDHLMGKQHMGYAKIKATVEDLKEKLRKRTEEPDRDERLKKEKLEREEREKEREREREERERKRRREEEEKEKERARDRERRKRSRSRSRHSSRTSDRRCSRSRDHKRSRSRERRRSRSRDRRRSRSHDRSERKHRSRSRDRRRSKSRDRKSYKHRSKSREREQDRKSKEKEKRGSDDKKSSVKSSSREKQSEDTNTDSKESETKNEVNGTNEDIKSEGDTQSN
- the LUC7L3 gene encoding luc7-like protein 3 isoform X1 — its product is MISAAQLLDELMGRDRNLAPDEKRSNVRWDHESVCKYYLCGFCPAELFTNTRSDLGPCEKIHDENLRKQYEKSSRFMKVGYERDFLRYLQSLLAEVERRIRRGHARLALSQNQQSSGGAGPTGKNEEKIQVLTDKIDVLLQQIEELGSEGKVEEAQGMMKLVEQLKEERELLRSTTSTIESFAAQEKQMEVCEVCGAFLIVGDAQSRVDDHLMGKQHMGYAKIKATVEDLKEKLRKRTEEPDRDERLKKEKLEREEREKEREREREERERKRRREEEEKEKERARDRERRKRSRSRSRHSSRTSDRRCSRSRDHKRSRSRERRRSRSRDRRRSRSHDRSERKHRSRSRDRRRSKSRDRKSYKHRSKSREREQDRKSKEKEKRGSDDKKSSVKSSSREKQSEDTNTDSKESETKNEVNGTNEDIKSEVQRKYAQMKMELSQVRRQTKAPSEGNDSVVLQNILRYIVLSQLFCSRLVPPLVCLFGTYL